A genomic region of Leishmania braziliensis MHOM/BR/75/M2904 complete genome, chromosome 33 contains the following coding sequences:
- a CDS encoding 60S ribosomal protein L37a yields MAVFLRSNMAKRTVKMGVMGRYGTRYGANPRKRAKKLEVSQHAKHFCSFCGKFAFRRKAVGIWRCDGCSKTVAGGAYTLSTPNNSTVRSTVRRLRELAKI; encoded by the coding sequence atggcagTTTTTCTGCGAAGCAACATGGCGAAGCGTACGGTGAAGATGGGCGTGATGGGTCGCTACGGCACCCGTTACGGCGCGAACCCACGTAAGCGCGCGAAGAAACTTGAGGTATCCCAGCATGCCAAGCACTTCTGCTCTTTCTGTGGTAAGTTTGCGTTCCGCCGGAAGGCTGTCGGCATCTGGCGTTGCGATGGCTGCAGCAAGACGGTTGCTGGTGGTGCCTACACCCTGAGCACACCTAACAACAGCACCGTCCGTTCCACAGTCCGCCGTCTGCGTGAGCTGGCCAAGATTTAA
- a CDS encoding putative G1 cyclin CycE4: MPGSRVGSSLGIPTLAQRGAAQLSAAADAFSMERFAAFYEVALEELVDECERRVTNAPAAWRDSQRQLIGGDMNRDLATSTHSFDSPRSSAMSPLGRVPSSVALNCNALVNLPCFTNPLHNTHGLHLRELSGDIEADPHRTPAPPPPLSLHTGTAFFSVAGHARQEEQETTVGAKMTVSTLLAALGRHHGKMAPMVFIAGLAYLARVTMQCASEFLSVTRANWYRLTTTAILVAAKVYDDHSSSRLNACFARSSGIPLEEMTRLELDFLYLLDFDLLLKESEVEQWLIWMETLALRRDVMTPLNSYVLGTSASMVAAQLASPPKQALTSRPTLSENWERSKTGTICEASRTPGLSSVVLGGEDETVRTSSSSAAGPRSFSQVYVASNSMETAHGVVDSAASSRCLTGAAAEADMPSLTAPLAYLPSFPLRSAASSMLLPPSLLDGTFSAVSAASLPGGAPSSLNDRRAFVPPLPIHNALPLRPPMSRTRLFSVVHGTVEPPSPISVRQLCRLSGSLPSPLRPPSVERRPPVRFFKSQGTHPHGPSRHVGGAAGSTDLALYGTVDSGCKVLKQWFPERIKRAGRARTAGRASAPAVTDAKYCPDSAASHQYKKRWGPFGMVQHVRDVLGVTASLVRGQLNVLAPSTHAEEVSRLPPPQQQQRQSRSQPVQWSANSVSGSGGRVSLQPQSFATPPRCSSSGGTYPPFPAKLMGEPKPQVGGAPPATTIMSLVPTGFPPQPGPAGTTRHHGVPAPPGDSARRSRTPRSSPQRVDPYSSAKSQPYASTVANVTVAQPTAGKAADEAYADGDYSHDEEDEEYEECEYGYYDEGGYFHYYDDEGVEGEYDDYCSEEEEGAWYEEDEEDEAAYFQRCRRPLTHSPPSL, translated from the coding sequence ATGCCCGGCTCGCGTGTGGGCAGCTCGCTGGGAATTCCAACACTTGCCCAACGAGGTGCGGCGCAACTGTCGGCGGCGGCCGACGCCTTCTCGATGGAGCGTTTTGCCGCCTTCTacgaggtggcgctggaggagttgGTGGACGAGTGCGAGCGCCGCGTCACCAACGCACCAGCGGCATGGCGGGACAGCCAGCGGCAGCTAATTGGCGGTGACATGAATCGTGACTTGGCCACTAGCACGCATTCCTTCGACTCCCCACGTAGCAGCGCGATGTCCCCACTCGGCCGCGTGCCCTCTAGCGTGGCACTCAACTGCAACGCCCTTGTGAACCTGCCATGCTTCACAAACCCGCTACACAATACACACGGACTGCACCTCCGCGAACTCAGCGGTGACATCGAAGCTGACCCGCATCGCAcccccgcaccaccgcctccgctgtcgctgcataCAGGCACAGCGTTCTTCAGCGTTGCTGGGCATGCTCGCCAGGAAGAGCAGGAGACAACCGTAGGGGCTAAGATGACCGTGTCGACGCTGCTCGCCGCCCTTGGCCGGCATCACGGTAAGATGGCACCAATGGTGTTCATCGCTGGCCTGGCCTACCTTGCGCGAGTCACGATGCAGTGCGCCTCAGAGTTTCTGAGCGTTACACGTGCCAACTGGTACCgtctcaccaccaccgccattcTTGTTGCCGCCAAAGTGTACGACGATCACAGCTCCTCTCGCTTGAACGCCTGCTTTGCCAGATCCTCCGGCATTCCGCTGGAAGAGATGACGAGGCTGGAGCTTGACTTCCTGTACCTCCTTGATTTCGACCTGCTCctgaaggagtcggaggTGGAGCAGTGGCTGATTTGGATGGAGACGCTTGCCTTACGCCGCGACGTGATGACGCCACTTAATAGTTACGTGTTAGGCACCAGCGCGAGCATGGTGGCTGCCCAACTCGCCAGCCCCCCCAAACAGGCCCTCACAAGCCGTCCAACACTTTCAGAGAACTGGGAGCGCAGCAAGACAGGCACGATATGCGAGGCGAGTCGCACCCCAGGTCTATCCAGCGTGGTGCTGGGGGGCGAAGATGAGACGGTTAGGACCTCATCGTCCTCAGCAGCCGGCCCGCGCAGCTTTTCGCAGGTGTATGTCGCGAGCAACTCCATGGAGACAGCTCACGGGGTCGTGGACAGCGCTGCGAGCTCGCGATGTCTcactggtgcagcagcggaggctgACATGCCTTCCCTCACTGCCCCCCTCGCCTATCTCCCCAGCTTTCCTCTACGCAGTGCCGCTAGCTCGATGCTGCTTCCGCCCAGTCTGTTGGACGGCACCTTCAGTGCCGTGAGTGCGGCGAGCCTCCCAGGCGGCgcaccctcttccctcaaTGACCGGCGGGCCTTCGTTCCACCGCTACCGATTCACaacgcgctgccgcttcgacCACCGATGTCTAGGACGCGTCTGTTCAGCGTCGTGCACGGCACTGTCGAGCCGCCGAGCCCAATTTCGGTGCGGCAGCTCTGCCGTCTTAGTGGTAGCTTGCCAAGTCCGCTGCGGCCCCCCTCGGTAGAGCGGCGCCCGCCGGTGCGTTTTTTCAAGTCACAAGGGACGCACCCTCATGGGCCGAGCCGCCACGTTGGTGGGGCAGCCGGCTCCACTGACCTCGCCCTGTACGGCACCGTGGATAGTGGTTGCAAGGTTTTGAAGCAGTGGTTTCCTGAGCGCATAAAAAGGGCGGGCAGAGCAAGGACAGCTGGCCGGGCTTCAGCTCCCGCCGTGACAGACGCGAAGTACTGCCCAGACTCCGCCGCCAGTCACCAATACAAGAAACGGTGGGGCCCATTCGGTATGGTGCAGCATGTGCGTGATGTTCTCGGTGTAACGGCGTCTCTGGTGCGTGGTCAGCTGAACGTGCTGGCACCGTCAACACATGCCGAGGAAGTGAGTcgactgccgccgccgcaacagcagcaacgacagtCAAGGTCGCAGCCGGTGCAGTGGTCCGCCAACAGCGTTTCTGGAAGTGGTGGACGTGTGAGTTTGCAACCACAGTCGTTCGCCacaccgccgcgctgcagcagcagcggcggcacctaTCCCCCTTTTCCTGCGAAGTTGATGGGGGAGCCAAAGCCGCAAGTAGGTGGTGcaccacccgccaccacaaTCATGTCTCTTGTGCCTACCGGCTTTCCTCCCCAGCCTGGCCCTGCCGGAACTACTCGTCACCACGGCGTTCCTGCTCCGCCTGGCGACAGCGCCAGGCGGAGCAGGACACCCCGAAGTAGCCCACAGCGTGTTGACCCGTACTCGTCGGCGAAATCTCAGCCCTATGCGAGTACGGTCGCCAACGTCACCGTTGCTCAGCCAACAGCGGGGAAAGCCGCAGATGAGGCGTACGCTGACGGCGACTACTCTCAcgatgaggaagacgaggagtATGAGGAGTGCGAGTACGGCTACTACGATGAGGGCGGTTACTTCCACTACTACGATGACGAgggtgtggagggggagtaCGACGACTACTgcagtgaagaggaggagggtgcgtggtacgaggaggatgaagaggacgaggctgCATACTTCCAGCGATGTCGGCGACCACTCACCCACTCGCCGCCGTCCTTATAG
- a CDS encoding beta-tubulin, protein MREIVSCQAGQCGNQIGSKFWEVIADEHGVDPTGSYQGDSDLQLERMNVYFDESAGGRYVPRAVLMDLEPGTMDSVRAGPYGQLFRPDNFVFGQSGAGNNWAKGHYTEGAELIDSVLDVCRKEAESCDCLQGFQLSHSLGGGTGSGMGTLLISKLREEYPDRIMMTFSVIPSPRVSDTVVEPYNTTLSVHQLVENSDESMCIDNEALYDICFRTLKLTTPTFGDLNHLVAAVMSGVTCCLRFPGQLNSDLRKLAVNLVPFPRLHFFMMGFAPLTSRGSQQYRGLSVAELTQQMFDAKNMMQAADPRHGRYLTASALFRGRMSTKEVDEQMLNVQNKNSSYFIEWIPNNIKSSICDIPPKGLKMSVTFIGNNTCIQEMFRRVGEQFTGMFRRKAFLHWYTGEGMDEMEFTEAESNMNDLVSEYQQYQDATVEEEGEYDEEEEAY, encoded by the coding sequence ATGCGTGAGATCGTTTCCTGCCAGGCCGGCCAGTGCGGCAACCAGATCGGCTCTAAGTTCTGGGAGGTGATCGCCGACGAACATGGCGTCGATCCGACTGGCTCTTACCAGGGCGATTCGGATTTGCAGCTGGAGCGCATGAACGTGTACTTCGATGAGTCGGCCGGAGGCCGCTACGTGCCGCGCGCCGTGCTGATGGACCTCGAGCCGGGCACTATGGACTCTGTCCGCGCCGGCCCGTACGGCCAGCTGTTCCGCCCGGACAACTTCGTTTTTGGCCAGTCCGGCGCTGGCAACAACTGGGCCAAGGGCCACTACACTGAGGGCGCCGAGCTGATCGACTCCGTGCTTGATGTGTGCcgcaaggaggcggagagctgCGACTGCCTGCAGGGCTTCCAGCTGTCTCACTCCCTCGGTGGCGGCACGGGCTCCGGCATGGGCACGCTGCTCATTTccaagctgcgcgaggagtACCCGGACCGGATCATGATGACCTTCTCCgtcatcccctccccccgcgtGTCGGATACGGTGGTCGAGCCGTACAACACCACTCTCTCCGTGCACCAGCTGGTGGAGAACTCCGACGAGTCGATGTGCATCGATAACGAGGCGCTGTATGATATTTGCTTCCGCACGCTGAAGCTGACGACGCCGACGTTCGGTGACCTGAACcacctcgtcgctgctgtgatgTCTGGCGTGACCTGCTGCCTGCGCTTCCCCGGCCAGCTGAACTCTGACCTGCGCAAGCTTGCCGTGAACCTCGTGCCGTTCCCGCGCCTGCACTTCTTCATGATGGGCTTcgcgccgctgacgagccGCGGCTCGCAGCAGTACCGCGGCCTGTCCGTCGCGGAGCTGACGCAGCAGATGTTTGACGCCAAGAACATGATGCAGGCCGCCGACCCGCGCCACGGCCGCTACCTCACCGCGTCCGCGCTGTTCCGCGGCCGCATGTCGACGAAGGAAGTCGACGAGCAGATGCTGAACGTGCAGAACAAGAACTCCAGCTACTTCATCGAGTGGATCCCGAACAACATCAAGTCCTCCATCTGCGATATCCCGCCCAAGGGCCTCAAGATGTCCGTCACCTTCATCGGCAACAACACCTGCATCCAGGAGATGTTCCGCCGCGTCGGCGAGCAGTTCACCGGCATGTTCCGCCGCAAGGCCTTCCTCCACTGGTACACCGGTGAGGGCATGGACGAGATGGAGTTCACCGAGGCCGAGTCCAACATGAACGACCTTGTCTCCGAGTACCAGCAGTACCAGGACGCGaccgtcgaggaggagggcgagtacgacgaggaggaggaggcctaCTAG
- a CDS encoding putative vacuolar ATP synthase: protein MKCQIASVVAAVALFGSAAAVSCSDKYPQSSAFFGSMGCASALIFANLGSAYGTAKSGVGVAHLGILHADRIMRGIVPVVMAGILGIYGLIVAVIINNNIKVEDNSYSSFAGYLHFGAGLAAGLSSLAAGLSIGIAGDASARAYGKQEKIFVAMILMLIFAEALGLYGLIIALLMNNTAGKVTAGCQ from the coding sequence ATGAAGTGCCAAATCGCAAGCGTTGTGGCCGCTGTCGCGCTGTTcggcagtgccgctgccgtgtcGTGCAGCGACAAATATCCTCAGTCGTCAGCCTTCTTCGGCTCGATGGGTTGCGCGTCTGCGCTGATCTTTGCCAACCTGGGTTCTGCCTACGGCACGGCCAAGTCTGGTGTCGGTGTTGCGCACCTCGGCATCCTGCACGCCGACCGCATCATGCGTGGCATTGTTCCGGTGGTCATGGCTGGTATCCTTGGTATCTACGGACTGATTGTGGCCGTGATTATCAACAACAACATTAAGGTGGAGGACAACTCGTACTCATCGTTTGCGGGCTACCTGCACTTTGGCGCTGGTCTGGCCGCCGGCTTGTCGTCTCTTGCAGCTGGCCTGTCGATCGGCATTGCGGGCGACGCGTCTGCGCGCGCGTACGGAAAGCAGGAGAAGATCTTCGTTGCCATGATTCTCATGCTGATTTTTGCGGAGGCGCTAGGACTTTACGGTCTGATCATTGCGCTTCTGATGAACAACACGGCCGGCAAGGTGACTGCCGGCTGCCAGTAA
- a CDS encoding putative 40S ribosomal protein S6, with protein MKLNIAYPRNGTVKQFEISDEVLRRVQLQDYRLGNEVDGAIFGGEFKGYIFRLRGGSDKDGFPMVPGVLASSRVSLLVKRGAIGFNTFRGYQGERRRKNVRGCVLASDIALVNVTISKVGDQPIEGVTDTTAPRRLGPKRASKIRKLFNLSRTEDVRRYVVRRRVLKSGKKDRLKAPKVQRLMTPKIKARRAKKAKDAIAKVRASAAERREYLRLIASHRRALRQRDHSKKHTHKVHTQRAEVAAFQKK; from the coding sequence ATGAAGCTCAACATCGCGTACCCCCGCAACGGGACGGTGAAGCAGTTCGAGATCTCGGACGAGGTGCTCCgccgcgtgcagctgcaggactACCGTCTCGGCAACGAGGTGGACGGCGCCATCTTTGGCGGAGAGTTCAAGGGCTACATCTTTCGCCTGCGCGGTGGCTCGGACAAGGATGGCTTCCCGATGGTCCCCGGTGTGCTTGCATCCAGCcgtgtgtcgctgctggtgaaGCGCGGCGCGATCGGCTTCAACACCTTCCGCGGCTACCAGGGTGAGCGTCGTCGCAAGAACGTTCGTGGCTGCGTGCTCGCGAGCGATATTGCGCTGGTGAACGTGACCATCTCCAAGGTCGGCGACCAGCCGATTGAGGGCGTGACGGACACCACTGCTCCCCGTCGTCTGGGCCCGAAGCGCGCGAGCAAGATCCGCAAGCTCTTCAACCTGTCCCGCACTGAAGATGTGCGCAGGTATGTGGTTCGCCGCCGTGTCCTCAAGAGCGGCAAGAAGGACCGGCTGAAGGCCCCAAAGGTCCAGCGCTTGATGACACCAAAGATCAAGGCCCGCCGTGCCAAGAAGGCCAAGGACGCCATTGCCAAGGTGcgcgcgtctgctgctgagcgCCGTGAGTACCTGCGCCTGATCGCTTCGCACCgccgtgcgctgcgccagcgcgaCCACTCCaagaagcacacgcacaaggtGCACACCCAGCGCGCCGAGGTAGCTGCATTCCAGAAGAAGTAG
- the GAA1 gene encoding putative GPI transamidase component GAA1, translated as MLRRALYNGARHHGGKLAPLFLLLGIAMLCLLPVLRTRKIYVDENAVNQMHPSTNAGSVTAHLDPTVRWPERLVRGRRSPGSEIAAVYVNTDYPASVSLANALIEVIRHRKNLACDVQFYFVNSSEEWPVPQAYTRAALVLNISTLYNRYICIDTLGGNGIQPNQDYTNTAVQLATSNQFLPSYLCQRPHRLTDNVGAELWHYWAYLEASLQLPTHPQPWHKIPTHSINTIAISSDPLFTVRSTFPSPQVPDAFATMVLQIIVSLNNLEEKFHHSTFVWLPVSPLRYVEYDHAQFCIMLFVASIFSTAYSEYQQRGASITPLFVVLLLTPVAAAAAFQVAGWGAVVIASAAFSLLFRVFMTHTKSGMWLSFNAIALCLLIILQPACGLLAGAAAAIQVFFTHSVLQNRLALAVGAAVSALLAYYFIYYLRLPLFGVAGISELFVSFVIYPNAVWIGSRFLCSL; from the coding sequence ATGCTGCGCAGAGCCCTGTACAACGGTGCTCGTCACCACGGCGGAAAGTtagcgcctctctttcttcttctggGGATCGCGATGCTTTGCCTTCTTCCAGTGCTGCGCACGCGGAAAATCTACGTCGATGAAAATGCAGTGAATCAAATGCACCCATCAACCAACGCTGGCTCTGTGACGGCACATCTCGACCCCACGGTGCGCTGGCCAGAGCGGCTGGTGCGGGGGCGGCGTTCTCCCGGGTCCGAGATTGCGGCTGTATATGTGAACACAGATTATCCAGCCTCCGTTTCGCTCGCCAACGCATTGATTGAGGTGATTCGCCACAGGAAGAATCTCGCCTGTGACGTGCAGTTCTACTTTGTGAATAGCAGCGAAGAGTGGCCAGTGCCGCAGGCGTACACCCGCGCCGCACTTGTGCTGAATATTTCCACCCTGTACAACCGTTACATCTGCATCGACACCCTCGGGGGCAATGGCATCCAGCCCAACCAGGACTACACCAACACCGCTGTTCAACTTGCGACTTCGAATCAGTTTCTGCCTAGTTACCTCTGCCAGAGGCCGCATCGCCTCACGGACAATGTTGGCGCCGAGCTTTGGCACTACTGGGCTTACCTcgaggcgtcgctgcagctcccgACTCACCCGCAGCCGTGGCACAAGATTCCGACTCACAGTATCAACACCATCGCCATCTCCTCCGACCCACTTTTTACAGTGCGTTCGACGTTTCCGAGTCCGCAGGTGCCAGATGCGTTCGCCACCATGGTACTGCAGATCATTGTGTCCCTCAACAATCTGGAGGAAAAGTTCCACCACTCCACCTTTGTGTGGCTGCCCGTGAGTCCGTTGCGCTACGTCGAGTACGATCACGCGCAGTTCTGCATAATGCTGTTTGTCGCCTCCATATTCTCTACGGCGTACTCCGAGTATCAGCAGCGTGGCGCCAGCATTACGCCGCTGTTCGTGGTGCTGCTACTTACACCCGTTGCGGCCGCAGCTGCATTTCAGGTTGCTGGCTGGGGAGCAGTGGTGATAGCCTCGGCCGCGTTTTCGCTGCTCTTCCGGGTTTTCATGACTCATACCAAAAGCGGCATGTGGCTTAGCTTCAACGCCATTGCGCTGTGCCTTCTGATCATCCTGCAGCCGGCGTGCGGCTTGTTGGCCggggcggccgctgcgaTCCAGGTTTTCTTCACCCATAGTGTCCTCCAGAACCGCCTCGCCTTGgctgtcggcgctgcggtgtcggCGCTTCTCGCTTACTACTTCATTTACTACCTCCGCTTACCACTCTTTGGTGTGGCCGGCATCAGCGAGTTGTTCGTTAGCTTTGTTATTTACCCCAACGCGGTATGGATTGGCAGTCGGTTCCTGTGCTCGCTATAG
- a CDS encoding ATP synthase F1 subunit gamma protein — protein MSGRLRLYKEKLEGYNRFHSIVKTIKMVTMAKFRQAQVRIKTRDYTLRYTEKAFSKPGQLVGDSLQAKTVYIPVMTNRGSCGALNSNVVKMIDSVASSRAYLMPLGKRGIESLSKLYPSSFRMGIINDMHEPMHFAYATYIWENAQQLCPEADRIHVIFHRCVSAASQKQCYYNIPAYDKWKEDLVDASSTENQRSRYLFANTLLNEDEQMIRDFYDFHATLAILNAVCENELSEQAARLVAVEGQLSNISALQQKTSSLYNKTRQSSITSSLIEIISAMTSLEGNAAKGVQRTNFWEGARVR, from the coding sequence ATGTCTGGCAGACTTCGTCTCTACAAGGAGAAGCTGGAGGGCTACAACCGCTTCCACTCCATCGTAAAGACAATCAAGATGGTGACAATGGCCAAGTTCCGCCAGGCGCAAGTGCGAATAAAGACGCGTGACTACACACTTCGCTACACCGAGAAGGCTTTTAGCAAGCCGGGTCAGCTTGTTGGGGACTCGCTGCAGGCAAAGACGGTCTACATCCCTGTCATGACGAACCGTGGCTCGTGCGGCGCTCTCAATAGCAACGTCGTGAAGATGATCGACAGCGTTGCCTCTAGCCGCGCTTACCTCATGCCTCTCGGCAAGAGGGGTATCGAGTCACTCTCAAAGCTGTACCCGTCCTCCTTCCGCATGGGCATCATAAACGACATGCATGAACCGATGCACTTCGCGTACGCCACGTACATCTGGGAgaacgcgcagcagctgtgcccCGAGGCCGACCGCATCCATGTCATTTTTCACCGCTGTGTGAGCGCTGCTTCTCAGAAGCAGTGCTACTACAACATCCCCGCCTATGATAAGTGGAAGGAGGATCTGGTTGACGCGTCCAGCACAGAGAACCAAAGGAGTCGGTATCTCTTCGCTAACACTCTGCTGAACGAGGACGAGCAGATGATTCGCGACTTCTACGACTTCCACGCGACCTTGGCCATCCTGAACGCTGTGTGCGAGAACGAACTCTCGGAGCAGGCCGCACGTCTGGTTGCTGTGGAGGGTCAGCTGTCCAACAtcagcgcgctgcagcagaagACCAGCTCCTTGTACAACAAGACTCGCCAGAGCAGCATTACCTCGTCACTGATCGAGATTATCTCAGCCATGACGTCGCTCGAGGGCAACGCAGCAAAGGGTGTGCAGCGGACGAACTTCTGGGAGGGTGCGCGCGTGAGGTAA
- a CDS encoding putative peroxin 14: protein MATAVPAQSQGALPEPLPEPEQPSASEMDADATVQSAIRFLQDPRVRRSPIESQIRFLKGKSVSDGQIKYAFAKVGRAVTTEKIASVRASPANTAPPTATATVGATPLSPQLETARQNAPVTMGPGLQYTQTLFPYSPLPLQVERQKRTVDWRDVVIGAGAAMLAGLSGYKLFNRYSPYEFRRKSEKKSRLYRGSCSRHRPANNASSESEIDALSTSQRGRAPPLPPSPPVAAPAEPIVPATPPPDLTEVKKLLAELNETKEALANERKKCADLAVSAAKIRADKQQLSRANDRLTQQIDELKKDIERLEKGTAASEATQMAGESVVAAESTSTSTYFPSVTAEGEQARKSPAVTPVPSVSAPNPNAVPGLPVLPSTESSTVVTAAPAILDLNAEVTPVSPTSVAAVAPTPEPFPAAVAAAASSADAAVPGASATEVVERLLPTSSADPPKAREDTPVSAS, encoded by the coding sequence ATGGCGACGGCAGTACCGGCACAGTCTCAGGGGGCTCTTCCAGAGCCCCTGCCGGAGCCGGAGCAACCGTCTGCGTCGGAGATGGACGCCGATGCGACGGTTCAGTCTGCCATTCGCTTCTTGCAAGACCCACGTGTGCGACGCTCGCCAATTGAGTCGCAGATTCGTTTCCTCAAGGGCAAAAGCGTGTCAGATGGACAGATCAAGTACGCATTCGCCAAGGTAGGAAGAGCAGTGACGACGGAGAAGATTGCCTCTGTTCGTGCCTCGCCCGCCAACACAGCACCACCCACTGCCACGGCGACGGTAGGTGCcactcctctttctccacaGCTCGAGACGGCGCGGCAAAACGCCCCAGTGACTATGGGGCCGGGACTGCAGTACACCCAAACACTGTTTCCTTACTCGCCTCTACCACTGCAGGTGGAGAGACAGAAGAGGACGGTGGACTGGCGCGACGTCGTGattggcgccggcgccgccatgCTTGCCGGACTTTCCGGGTACAAGCTCTTCAACCGCTACTCCCCTTACGAGTTTCGTCGCAAATCGGAGAAGAAGTCGCGGCTGTATCGCGGCTCCTGCTCACGGCACCGTCCCGCCAACAATGCGTCTTCGGAGAGCGAAATTGATGCGTTGTCAAcgtcgcagcgcggccgtgcacctccgctgccgccgtcaccaccgGTGGCTGCCCCTGCTGAGCCGATTGTGCCGGCCACCCCACCACCCGACCTCACCGAGGTGAAAAAGTTGCTGGCAGAACTGAATGAGACCAAAGAGGCGCTGGCCAATGAGCGTAAGAAGTGCGCCGACCTCGCTGTGAGCGCGGCAAAGATTCGTGCGgacaagcagcagctgagtAGGGCCAACGATCGCCTCACGCAGCAGATTGACGAGCTCAAGAAGGATATAGAAAGGTTGGAGAAGGGCACTGCCGCCAGCGAGGCGACGCAGATGGCAGGGGAGAGCGTAGTGGCGGCTGAGTCCACGTCTACATCGACGTACTTCCCATCGGTGACAGCGGAGGGTGAGCAGGCGCGAAAGTCACCAGCGGTGACGCCAGTGCCGAGCGTATCCGCGCCGAATCCGAATGCCGTGCCCGGTCTACCTGTTTTGCCATCAACCGAGTCCTCAACAGTAGTCACTGCCGCTCCTGCCATTCTGGACCTTAACGCAGAGGTGACTCCGGTTTCACCCACgtccgtcgctgctgtcgcaccGACGCCTGAGCCATTTCCAGCGGCCGTTGCGGCAGCTGCCTCCTCTGCGGATGCCGCAGTTCCCGGTGCTTCTGCTACGGAGGTGGTCGAGCGGCTCCtccccaccagcagcgctgatCCGCCGAAGGCACGTGAGGATACTCCGGTGTCTGCGAGCTAA
- a CDS encoding putative proteasome alpha 5 subunit, whose protein sequence is MFTSKSEYDRGVNTFSPEGRIFQIEYAVEAIKLGSTSLGIRTPEGVVLAAEKRVPSNLVISSSMSKIMEIDSHIAAVMSGMVADARILVEHARVESQNHRFTYNEPMHVESCTLATCDLSIQFGESGGKRKLMSRPFGVSLLIAGVDEKGPQLWQTDPSGTYTRYDAQAIGGGAEAAQSVFTERYHRNMTLEEGETLAVDILRQVMEEHLSPENIEVAVVRADDGKVHMYAPAEIKAIMSRLPE, encoded by the coding sequence ATGTTCACCTCTAAGTCTGAGTACGACCGCGGCGTGAACACCTTCAGCCCAGAGGGTCGAATTTTCCAGATCGAGTACGCCGTGGAGGCCATCAAGCTCGGTAGTACCAGCCTCGGAATCCGCACGCCTGAGGGCGTCGTTCTTGCCGCGGAGAAACGCGTGCCATCGAACTTGGTCATATCGTCCAGCATGAGCAAGATCATGGAGATTGACAGCCACATCGCAGCTGTCATGAGTGGCATGGTTGCCGATGCGCGCATCCTTGTCGAGCACGCCCGCGTGGAGTCGCAGAACCACCGCTTCACCTACAACGAGCCCATGCACGTGGAATCCTGCACGCTAGCGACCTGCGACCTGTCGATTCAGTTTGGTGAGAGCGGTGGCAAGCGCAAGCTCATGTCGCGCCCATTTGGCGTGTCGCTGCTTATAGCCGGTGTAGACGAAAAGGGCCCGCAGCTGTGGCAAACAGACCCTAGCGGTACGTACACGCGCTACGACGCCCAGGCCattggtggcggtgccgaaGCGGCACAAAGTGTCTTCACGGAGCGCTACCATCGAAACatgacgctggaggagggcgagacGCTCGCGGTGGACATTCTGAGGCAGGTGATGGAGGAGCATCTATCGCCAGAGAACATAGAGGTGGCCGTGGTGCGGGCCGACGACGGTAAGGTGCACATGTACGCTCCCGCAGAGATCAAGGCAATCATGAGTCGCCTGCCAGAGTAA